One segment of Streptomyces sp. TG1A-8 DNA contains the following:
- a CDS encoding glutamate-5-semialdehyde dehydrogenase, whose protein sequence is MTTLSPYDSMSPVNQAAYRAKAAAADLAPLPRAVKDEALLAIADALEVRTAEIVAANAEDVARARENGTGEAIVDRLTLTPERVRAIASDVRDVAKLPDPVGEVVRGSTLPNGIDLRQVRVPLGVVGIIYEARPNVTVDAAALCLKSGNAVLLRGSASAYASNTALVRVVRDAVGGAGLPADAVQLVPGEGRESVRELMRARGLVDVLIPRGGASLIRTVVNESVVPVIETGTGNCHVYVDAQADIDMAVEILVNSKAQRVSVCNAAETLLVHRDIAAEFLPRALDALAEAGVTVHADERVLAHAEGTRATVVEATPEDWETEYLSHDIAAAVVDSLDKAVEHIRLWTSGHTEAIVTTSQQAARRFTRLVDSTTVAVNASTRFTDGGQFGFGAEIGISTQKLHARGPMGLPELTSTKYVVTGDGHVRR, encoded by the coding sequence ATGACCACGCTCTCGCCGTACGACTCGATGTCCCCGGTCAACCAGGCCGCCTACCGGGCCAAGGCCGCCGCCGCCGACCTCGCGCCGCTCCCGCGCGCCGTGAAGGACGAGGCGCTGCTCGCCATCGCCGACGCCCTGGAGGTCCGCACGGCCGAGATCGTGGCGGCCAACGCCGAGGACGTGGCCAGGGCGCGGGAGAACGGCACCGGCGAGGCCATCGTGGACCGGCTCACCCTCACCCCGGAGCGGGTCCGCGCCATCGCCTCCGACGTCCGCGACGTCGCGAAGCTGCCCGACCCGGTCGGCGAGGTCGTCCGCGGCTCCACCCTGCCCAACGGCATCGACCTGCGCCAGGTCCGCGTCCCGCTCGGCGTCGTCGGCATCATCTACGAGGCCCGCCCCAACGTCACCGTCGACGCCGCCGCGCTCTGCCTGAAGTCCGGCAACGCCGTCCTGCTGCGCGGCTCGGCCTCCGCCTACGCGTCCAACACCGCCCTGGTCCGCGTCGTCCGCGACGCCGTCGGCGGCGCCGGGCTGCCCGCCGACGCCGTCCAGCTGGTGCCCGGCGAGGGCCGCGAGTCCGTGCGCGAGCTGATGCGGGCCCGCGGTCTGGTCGACGTCCTCATCCCGCGCGGTGGCGCCTCCCTGATCCGGACCGTGGTCAACGAGTCCGTCGTGCCCGTCATCGAGACCGGCACCGGCAACTGCCACGTGTACGTCGACGCCCAGGCCGACATCGACATGGCCGTCGAGATCCTGGTCAACTCCAAGGCCCAGCGGGTCAGCGTCTGCAACGCCGCCGAGACCCTCCTGGTCCACCGGGACATCGCCGCCGAGTTCCTGCCGCGCGCCCTCGACGCCCTCGCCGAGGCCGGGGTCACCGTCCACGCCGACGAGCGCGTGCTCGCCCACGCCGAGGGGACCAGGGCCACCGTGGTCGAGGCCACCCCCGAGGACTGGGAGACCGAGTACCTCTCCCACGACATCGCCGCCGCCGTCGTGGACTCCCTCGACAAGGCCGTCGAGCACATCCGGCTGTGGACCTCCGGCCACACCGAGGCGATCGTCACCACCTCGCAGCAGGCCGCCCGCCGCTTCACCCGGCTGGTCGACTCCACCACCGTCGCCGTGAACGCCTCCACCCGCTTCACCGACGGCGGCCAGTTCGGCTTCGGCGCCGAGATCGGCATCTCCACGCAGAAGCTGCACGCCCGCGGCCCGATGGGCCTGCCCGAGCTGACCAGTACGAAGTACGTCGTCACCGGCGACGGGCACGTACGGCGCTGA
- a CDS encoding M48 family metallopeptidase, whose product MSDDGHEQTGREGVPGGRRRRFPGISSRAYEHPADRSALVALRRLSGFDTVFKALSGLLPERSLRLLFLSDSVRVSERQFAHLHRMLLDACHILDLEKVPPMYVSQDPRPDAMCIGLDEPVIVVTTGLVELLDEEEMRAVVGHEVGHALSGHAVYRTVLLFLTTLALKVAWIPLGNVAVMAIVTALREWFRKSELSADRAGLLVGQDLRASMRGLMKIAGGNHLHEMNVDAFLEQAEEYESGGDLRDSVLKILNVLPRSHPFTTVRAAELKRWAESRDHQRLMDGHYPRRDEDGDARVGDSFRESAASYAQDVRGSKDPLMKLVSDLAGGAGDLGSRVRRGFSGFTSPAPPKDGRKDRPGDGPGDTPPGGSA is encoded by the coding sequence ATGTCCGACGACGGCCACGAGCAGACCGGACGCGAGGGCGTGCCGGGCGGGCGGCGCAGGCGGTTTCCCGGGATCTCCTCGCGCGCGTACGAGCATCCGGCCGACCGGTCGGCCCTGGTGGCACTGCGCAGGCTGAGCGGTTTCGACACCGTCTTCAAGGCGCTGAGCGGGCTGCTGCCGGAGCGGAGCCTGCGGCTGCTGTTCCTGTCCGACTCGGTGCGCGTCTCGGAGCGGCAGTTCGCGCACCTGCACCGCATGCTGCTGGACGCCTGCCACATCCTGGACCTGGAGAAGGTCCCGCCGATGTACGTCAGCCAGGACCCGCGGCCGGACGCGATGTGCATCGGGCTGGACGAGCCGGTCATCGTGGTCACCACGGGGCTGGTCGAGCTGCTCGACGAGGAGGAGATGCGGGCGGTCGTCGGGCACGAGGTGGGGCACGCCCTGTCCGGGCACGCGGTGTACCGCACGGTCCTGCTGTTCCTGACGACCCTGGCGCTGAAGGTCGCCTGGATCCCGCTGGGCAACGTCGCGGTCATGGCGATCGTGACGGCGCTGCGGGAGTGGTTCCGCAAGTCGGAGCTGTCGGCGGACCGGGCGGGGCTGCTGGTCGGCCAGGACCTGCGGGCCTCGATGCGCGGCCTGATGAAGATCGCGGGTGGCAACCACCTGCACGAGATGAACGTGGACGCCTTCCTGGAGCAGGCCGAGGAGTACGAGTCCGGGGGCGACCTGCGCGACTCCGTGCTGAAGATCCTCAACGTGCTGCCCCGCTCGCACCCCTTCACCACCGTGCGGGCGGCGGAGCTGAAGAGGTGGGCGGAGTCGCGGGACCACCAGCGGCTCATGGACGGCCACTACCCGCGGCGCGACGAGGACGGGGACGCCCGGGTCGGCGACTCCTTCCGGGAGTCCGCGGCGAGCTACGCGCAGGACGTGAGGGGTTCGAAGGACCCGCTGATGAAGCTGGTCTCGGACCTCGCGGGCGGTGCCGGCGACCTGGGCAGCCGGGTGCGCCGCGGCTTCAGCGGCTTCACGAGCCCCGCTCCCCCGAAGGACGGCCGAAAGGACCGCCCGGGGGACGGCCCGGGGGACACGCCGCCCGGCGGCTCGGCGTAA
- the nadD gene encoding nicotinate-nucleotide adenylyltransferase, with the protein MGEQDMPTGPAEETAAHAADARDNAPATAGTVRKPAAGPGHGPVHAGKRRLGVMGGTFDPVHHGHLVAASEVAARFQLDEVVFVPTGQPWQKSHRAVSPAEDRYLMTVIATAENPQFSVSRIDIDRGGPTYTVDTLRDLRALNPDTDLFFITGADALAQLLTWRDSEELFSLAHFIGVTRPGHQLSNPGLPEDGVSLVEVPALAISSTDCRARVAKGDPIWYMVPDGVVRYIDKRELYRGE; encoded by the coding sequence ATGGGAGAGCAGGACATGCCTACCGGTCCGGCGGAGGAAACGGCCGCGCACGCCGCCGACGCCCGGGACAACGCCCCCGCGACGGCCGGCACGGTACGGAAGCCGGCCGCAGGGCCGGGCCACGGCCCCGTCCACGCGGGCAAGCGCCGCCTCGGCGTCATGGGCGGGACGTTTGACCCGGTGCACCACGGGCACCTGGTGGCCGCGAGCGAGGTCGCCGCACGCTTCCAGCTGGACGAGGTGGTCTTCGTGCCCACCGGCCAGCCGTGGCAGAAGTCCCACCGCGCGGTTTCCCCGGCCGAGGACCGCTACCTGATGACGGTCATCGCGACCGCCGAGAACCCCCAGTTCTCCGTCAGCCGCATCGACATCGACCGCGGCGGCCCCACCTACACCGTGGACACCCTGCGCGACCTGCGCGCCCTCAACCCCGACACCGACCTGTTCTTCATCACCGGCGCCGACGCCCTCGCCCAGCTGCTGACCTGGCGCGACTCGGAGGAACTGTTCTCCCTCGCGCACTTCATCGGCGTCACCCGTCCCGGCCACCAGCTGAGCAACCCCGGCCTCCCGGAGGACGGCGTCTCCCTCGTCGAGGTGCCCGCGCTCGCCATCTCCTCCACCGACTGCCGTGCGCGAGTCGCCAAGGGCGACCCCATCTGGTACATGGTGCCGGACGGAGTGGTGCGCTACATCGACAAGCGCGAGCTGTACCGCGGCGAGTGA